A stretch of the Molothrus aeneus isolate 106 unplaced genomic scaffold, BPBGC_Maene_1.0 scaffold_481, whole genome shotgun sequence genome encodes the following:
- the LOC136571006 gene encoding fibrinogen alpha-1 chain-like, whose amino-acid sequence MPQGPRPRPAERIRQRFRRLRRAARALVLENAALCDELARLEAKWTLARGQRRFLLGRLLGHRAGHSAAAAGEAKRPRRARPAAGRGRGARGGPRDEQWSLAGKDDQWSLGGGKGGGSREEQWAAGPKSDQWSAGPKDDQWSAGPKSDQWSAAVKKEQWSPGSKGEQWSAGSKNDQWSAGPKSDQWSAGGRAGMKDEQWSAAVKQEQWSPDTKNDQWSAGPKDDQWSSGSKSDQWSAGVKIEQWSPSSKNDQWSAEVKSDQWSAEVKSDQWSAEVKQEQWSPSSKSDQWSAGPKDDQWSAEVKIEQWSPGSKNDQWSVGSKNDQWSSGARPGPKDDQWSVGSRDDQWSSGRSRPGDDHRPDGAADRSARPEEDEEDEDDHDDHDDHEEDEEDEEDEEEEEEDEGSAPAFGYSGLFLGSPAGSDE is encoded by the coding sequence ATGCCCCAGGGCCCGCGGCCGCGTCCGGCCGAGCGCATCCGGCAGCGTTTCCGGCGGCTGCGGCGCGCGGCGCGGGCGCTGGTGCTGGAGAACGCGGCGCTCTGCGACGAGCTGGCGCGGCTCGAGGCCAAGTGGACGCTGGCCAGGGGGCAGCGGCGATTCCTGCTCGGACGCCTGCTCGGACACCGCGCCGGTCACTCGGCGGCAGCGGCCGGAGAGGCCAAACGGCCGCGCAGGGCACGGCCGGCCGCCGGCAGGGGCCGGGGAGCGAGGGGCGGCCCGAGGGACGAGCAGTGGTCACTCGCGGGCAAGGATGACCAGTGGTCACTCGGGGGCGGCAAAGGGGGCGGCTCGAGGGAGGAGCAGTGGGCGGCGGGGCCGAAGAGTGACCAGTGGTCAGCGGGGCCGAAGGATGACCAGTGGTCAGCGGGGCCGAAGAGTGACCAGTGGTCAGCGGCGGTGAAGAAGGAGCAGTGGTCACCCGGCTCGAAGGGCGAGCAGTGGTCAGCGGGGTCAAAGAATGACCAGTGGTCAGCAGGGCCGAAGAGTGACCAGTGGTCAGctggaggaagagctgggatgAAGGATGAGCAGTGGTCAGCAGCGGTCAAGCAGGAGCAGTGGTCACCGGACACGAAGAATGACCAGTGGTCAGCGGGGCCGAAAGATGACCAGTGGTCATCCGGCTCCAAGAGTGACCAGTGGTCAGCGGGGGTGAAGATTGAGCAGTGGTCACCCAGCTCCAAGAATGACCAGTGGTCAGCGGAGGTGAAGAGTGACCAGTGGTCAGCGGAGGTGAAGAGTGACCAGTGGTCAGCGGAGGTGAAGCAGGAGCAGTGGTCACCCAGCTCCAAGAGTGACCAGTGGTCAGCGGGGCCGAAGGATGACCAGTGGTCAGCGGAGGTGAAGATCGAGCAGTGGTCACCCGGCTCCAAGAATGACCAGTGGTCAGTCGGCTCCAAGAACGACCAGTGGTCATCAGGAGCAAGACCCGGCCCCAAGGATGACCAGTGGTCAGTCGGCTCAAGAGATGACCAATGGTCAAGCGGCCGCTCTCGGCCCGGGGATGACCACAGGCCCGACGGCGCCGCTGACCGCTCGGCGCGGccggaggaggacgaggaggacgAGGATGACCACGATGACCACGATGACCacgaggaggacgaggaggacgaggaggacgaggaggaggaggaggaggacgaagGCTCCGCTCCGGCCTTTGGCTACTCCGGCCTCTTCCTGGGCAGCCCGGCCGGCTCGGACGAGTGA
- the TACO1 gene encoding translational activator of cytochrome c oxidase 1 → MAALGLRAPGLLPPLRAPLRGCLGPCRLPGSPGAVPVPVPVPVPVPVPVRAMAGHNRWSKVRNVKGPRDAERSRLLEKMARMLRAAAREGGPDPSLNPGLAAVVAQCRTLNVPKATIEGALRSVRERPAGGSQLLLTARGPGGSLVLLDVRTDNVRRSQAELRTLLQRHGAALTADVHHAFEAVGVVRVSGRTLGLEAALDVAAVAGAQDVAEDEDELKFLCAPSALGSVRQHLAAAGLRPISATLEFRPRSALALPDGPRAAAERLLRALAEWPDIVRIVHNIQDVPAVTRGGHSAPATTRDHQ, encoded by the exons ATGGCGGCGCTGGGGCTGCgagccccggggctgctcccgccGCTCCGGGCCCCTCTGCGGGGCTGCCTCGGCCCGTGCCGGCTCCCGGGGAGCCCCGGggcggtcccggtcccggttccggtcccggtcccggttccggtTCCGGTGCGGGCCATGGCCGGGCACAACCGCTGGTCCAAGGTGCGCAACGTGAAGGGGCCGCGGGACGCGGAGCGGAGCCGCCTCTTGGAGAAAATGGCGCGGATGCTGCGGGCGGCCGCCAGAG AGGGGGGCCCGGATCCGTCGCTGAACCCCGGCCTGGCGGCGGTGGTGGCGCAGTGCCGGACACTGAACGTGCCCAAAGCCACCATCGAGGGGGCCCTGCGGTCAGTGAGG GAGCGTCCGGCCGGGGGGTCGCAGCTGCTGCTGACCGCTCGGGGCCCGGGGGGGTCACTCGTGCTGCTGGACGTCCGAACCGACAACGTCCGGCGCAGCCAGGCCGAGCTGCGGACACTGCTGCAACGCCACGG GGCCGCGCTGACCGCTGATGTCCATCACGCCTTCGAGGCCGTGGGCGTGGTCCGAGTGTCCGGCCGGACGTTGGGCCTGGAGGCCGCGCTGGACGTGGCCGCAGTGGCCGGAGCCCAGGACGTGGCCGAGGACGAGGACGAGCTCAAG TTCCTGTGCGCCCCCTCGGCCCTGGGCAGTGTCCGGCAGCACCTGGCGGCCGCAGGGCTCCGGCCGATTTCGGCCACTCTGGAATTCCGGCCGCGGTCAGCGCTGGCCCTGCCGGACGGTCCGAGGGCCGCGGCCGAGCGGCTGCTCCGGGCTCTGGCCGAGTGGCCGGACATCGTCCGCATCGTCCACAACATCCAGGACGTCCCGGCGGTCACTCGGGGCGGTCACTCGGCTCCGGCCACAACGCGGGACCATCAATAA
- the LOC136571008 gene encoding zinc finger protein 768-like produces the protein MSCPAPPNDVIASAGDITAHLEPSHEAPDDIITTSSTPGDVIAPTSPAHNSPGANPDSPGDVTNPSNPSHHSPGDVTTPSNPPGPAPGTPGDVTGPLTPRPGANLDSPGDVTAPSNPPGPAPDAPGDVTTPSSPAHSSPGGASNPPGDVTASHNPTQATPGDVTAPGPGPAPAVAGPSPRAAPPFPCPSCPRSFPSPARLAVHLRSHTGERPLTCPQCPKAFADPSVFRKHLRGHAGLRPHTCGTCPKAYAERKDLRNHLRAHTGERPYLCAECGKSFGRSSSLSCHQRIHAAAKPFPCRTCGKAFTQLSSYQSHQRVHTGERPYLCPQCGRTFGDPSSFRRHQRAHQGVKPYGCGDCGKAFRQPADLAVHRRTHTGERPWRCGDCGKAFVASWDLKRHRLTHSAERPWRCGDCGKGFGERAALGKHRRTHSGERPFACGRCGKGFGGVSGLRKHERTHGREEGGGGEGGNMADGNMAGVGGSNMADGNMAGVGGSNIAAGTNMANANMAAIGGNNMADTNMAAIEKNNMADTNMAAVGGSNMAAGTNMAAIEKTNMASNNIAATGGNNMAAIGKNNMAAGSNMAAVGGNNMAASTNMADANMAAIEKNNMADSKMAAIGGNVVAIGGNNMAASNMADTNMAATGENKMAAILEDKVADAIMAATNMAAMLESKMAETNMATGNNMAAGNNMAAESKMASGARPFSCPLCGRSFASGAGLRRHQRRHSPAPSSAV, from the exons ATgtcctgcccggccccgcccaaTGACGTCATCGCTTCCGCTGGTGACATCACTGCCCACCTGGAGCCTTCCCATGAGGCACCTGATGACATCATCACCACCTCGAGCACACCTGGTGACGTCATTGCCCCCACAAGCCCCGCCCACAACTCACCTGGAGCCAATCCTGACTCACCTGGTGACGTCACCAACCCCTCAAACCCCTCCCACCACTCACCTGGTGATGTCACCACGCCCTCCAACCCACCTGGCCCCGCCCCTGGCACACCTGGTGACGTCACCGGCCCCTTGACCCCTAGACCTGGAGCCAATCTGGACTCACCTGGTGACGTCACCGCCCCCTCCAACCCACCTGGCCCCGCCCCTGACGCACCTGGTGATGTCACCACGCCTTCAAGCCCCGCCCACAGCTCACCTGGAGGTGCCTCTAACCCGCCCGGTGACGTCACAGCCTCCCATAACCCCACCCAGGCCACACCCGGCGACGTCACCGCCCCCggccctggccccgcccccgccgtcGCAGGCCCCTCCCCCCGGGCGGCCCCGCCCTTCCCgtgccccagctgcccccgcTCGTTCCCCTCCCCCGCCCGGCTGGCCGTGCACCTGCGCTCGCACACAGGTGAGCGCCCCCTCACCTGCCCGCAGTGCCCCAAGGCCTTCGCCGACCCCTCCGTGTTCCGCAAGCACCTGCGGGGCCACGCGGGGCTGCGGCCGCACACCTGCGGCACCTGCCCCAAGGCCTACGCCGAGCGCAAGGACCTGCGCAACCACCTGAGGGCGCACACAG GTGAGCGGCCGTACCTGTGCGCggagtgcgggaagagcttcggCCGCTCCTCGTCGCTCTCGTGCCACCAGCGCATCCACGCCGCCGCCAAACCCTTCCCGTGCCGCACCTGCGGCAAGGCCTTCACCCAGCTCTCCTCCTACCAGAGCCACCAGAGGGTGCACACAG GTGAGCGCCCCTACCTGTGCCCCCAGTGCGGCCGCACCTTCGGCGACCCCTCGAGCTTCCGGCGGCACCAGCGGGCGCACCAGGGCGTGAAGCCGTACGGCTGCGGCGACTGCGGCAAGGCCTTCCGGCAGCCGGCCGACCTGGCCGTGCACCGGCGCACCCACACCGGCGAGCGGCCCTGGCGCTGCGGCGACTGCGGCAAGGCCTTCGTGGCCTCCTGGGACCTCAAGCGGCACCGCCTGACGCACTCGGCCGAGCGGCCCTGGCGCTGCGGCGACTGCGGGAAAGGGTTCGGGGAGAGGGCGGCGCTGGGGAAGCACCGCCGGACGCACTCCGGGGAGAGGCCGTTCGCCTGCGGGAGGTGCGGGAAGGGCTTCGGGGGCGTGTCGGGGTTGAGGAAGCACGAGAGGACGcatgggagggaggaggggggtGGAGGTGAGGGGGGCAATATGGCTGACGGCAATATGGCGGGTGTTGGGGGGAGCAATATGGCCGACGGCAATATGGCGGGTGTTGGGGGGAGCAATATTGCCGCCGGCACCAATATGGCCAATGCCAATATGGCTGCCATTGGGGGAAACAATATGGCTGACACCAATATGGCTGCCATTGAGAAAAACAATATGGCTGACACCAATATGGCGGCTGTTGGGGGGAGCAATATGGCCGCTGGCACCAATATGGCTGCCATTGAGAAAACCAATATGGCCAGCAACAATATAGCTGCCACTGGGGGAAACAACATGGCTGCCATTGGGAAAAACAATATGGCTGCCGGTAGCAATATGGCTGCCGTTGGGGGAAACAATATGGCCGCCAGCACCAATATGGCCGATGCCAATATGGCTGCCATTGAGAAAAACAATATGGCTGACAGCAAAATGGCTGCCATTGGTGGAAATGTGGTTGCCATTGGAGGAAACAATATGGCCGCCTCCAATATGGCCGACACCAATATGGCTGCCACTGGGGAGAACAAAATGGCCGCAATTCTGGAGGACAAAGTGGCTGATGCAATTATGGCCGCCACCAACATGGCCGCCATGTTGGAAAGCAAAATGGCCGAAACCAACATGGCCACCGGAAACAACATGGCTGCCGGAAACAACATGGCTGCCGAATCCAAGATGGCGTCGGGGGCACgccccttttcctgcccccTCTGTGGGCGGAGCTTTGCGTCGGGGGCGGGGCTAAGGCGGCACCAGCGACGTCACAGCCCTGCCCCCTCCAGCGCGGTGTAG